From the Castor canadensis chromosome 9, mCasCan1.hap1v2, whole genome shotgun sequence genome, one window contains:
- the Idua gene encoding alpha-L-iduronidase isoform X1 yields MLVPRRFWGTVEVSYPNGYPLFWRTGASPGPFQRLHEAMAAWYPGCGLGIGLQWTPGVSQWRQPPLGSVGPDPALHVPTSLQKSGDPLFLSGRSNVGLEYGLLSYMRTPPPPPRTKLHNSWYKGHFVIHGAGTHCLLGLHSQVPDVWRWLAAGPTEDKPQHSCPVPSPPLPHNQADQYDLSWDQQLNLAYIGAVPHGGIEQVRTHWLLDLITVSRGSSEQGLSYNFTHLDSYLDLLKENQLLPGFELMGSPSGHFTDFEDKQQVFEWRDLVSLLARRYIGRYGLEHVSKWNFETWNEPDHHDFDNVTMTTQGFLNYYDACSEGLSTASPALWLGGPGDSFHPPPRSPLCWSLLGHCANGTNFFTGEVGVRLDYISLHKKGAGSSISILEQEEAAVEQIQQLFPKFKDTPIYNDEADPLVGWSLPQSWRTDVTYAAMVVKVIAQHQNLLIANTNSSIRYALLSNDNAFLSYHPHPFSQRTLTARFQVNNTSPPHVQLLRKPVLTGMGLLALLDEEQLWAEVSHAGTVLDSNHTVGILASTHHPKGYAEAWRATVLIYASDDTLTHPNRSIPVTLRLDGVPPGPGLVYVVRYLDNQLCSPDHEWQHMGRPVFPTAKQFRRMRTAEDPVTTAPHPFPSRGHLTLHPKLSLPSLLLVHVCARPSKPPGQVSRLRALPLTQGQLVLVWSDEHVGSKCLWTYEIQFSQDGKVYTPISRKPSTFNLFVFSPDTAMVSGSYRVRALDYWARPGPFSESVPYLEIPAS; encoded by the exons ATGTTGGTTCCACGCCGTTTCTGGGGTACTGTGGAGGTTTCCTACCCGAATGGGTACCCCTTGTTCTGGAGGACTGGCGCCAGCCCTGGGCCTTTCCAGCGGCTCCACGAGGCTATGGCTGCCTGGTATCCAGGCTGTGGGCTCGGAATAGGCCTCCAGTGGACTCCAGGAGTGTCCCAATGGAGGCAGCCTCCACTGGGGTCAGTTGGACCTGACCCAGCCCTGCATGTCCCCACCTCCCTCCAGAAGAGTGGagaccctctttttctctctggcaGGTCAAATGTGGGGTTGGAATATGGTCTTCTGTCCTATATGaggacaccaccaccaccaccaaggacTAAGCTACACAATTCCTGGTATAAGGGTCATTTCGTTATTCATGGGGCAGGCACACACTGTCTGCTGGGCCTGCACAGTCAGGTGCCAGATGTGTGGAGATGGCTTGCTGCAGGCCCCACTGAGGACAAACCACAGCACTCCTGTCCTGTCCCTAGCCCTCCACTGCCGCACAACCAGGCTGACCAGTATGACCTCAGCTGGGACCAGCAACTGAACCTTGCCTACATAGGTGCCGTCCCTCATGGTGGCATTGAGCAGGTCCGGACACATTGGCTGCTGGACCTCATCACAGTCAG CAGGGGATCATCTGAGCAGGGCCTGAGCTACAACTTCACCCATCTGGACTCATACCTGGACCTTCTCAAGGAAAATCAGCTCCTCCCTG GATTTGAGCTGATGGGAAGCCCCTCAGGACACTTCACTGACTTTGAGGACAAGCAGCAGGTGTTTGAGTGGAGGGACCTAGTCTCCCTCCTGGCCAGGAGATACATTG GTAGATATGGACTGGAACATGTTTCCAAGTGGAATTTTGAGACCTGGAATGAACCAGATCACCATGATTTTGACAATGTGACCATGACCACACAAG GCTTCCTGAACTACTACGATGCCTGCTCTGAGGGTCTGAGCACTGCCAGCCCTGCCCTGTGGCTGGGCGGCCCTGGTGACTCCTTCCACCCCCCGCCACGGTCACCCCTGTGCTGGAGCCTCCTGGGTCACTGCGCCAATGGCACCAACTTCTTCACTGGTGAGGTGGGTGTGCGGCTGGACTACATCTCCCTGCACAAGAAG GGTGCGGGCAGCTCCATCTCCATCCTGGAGCAGGAGGAGGCAGCAGTGGAGCAGATACAGCAGCTCTTTCCCAAGTTCAAGGACACCCCCATTTATAACGATGAGGCAGACCCTCTGGTGGGCTGGTCACTGCCACAGTCTTGGAGGACAGACGTAACCTATGCAGCCATGGTGGTTAAG GTCATTGCACAGCACCAGAATCTGCTCATCGCTAACACCAACTCCTCCATCCGCTATGCGCTCCTCAGCAATGACAACGCCTTCCTGAGCTACCACCCACACCCCTTTTCCCAGCGTACGCTGACTGCCCGCTTCCAGGTGAACAACACCAGCCCGCCCCATGTACAGCTGTTGCGCAAGCCGGTTCTCACTGGGATGGGACTGCTGGCCCTGCTGG ATGAAGAGCAGCTGTGGGCTGAGGTGTCACATGCTGGAACAGTGTTGGACAGCAACCACACAGTGGGCATCCTGGCCAGCACCCACCACCCCAAGGGCTATGCTGAGGCCTGGCGTGCCACAGTGCTGATCTACGCGAGTGATGACACCCTCACCCACCCCAACCGCAGCATCCCCGTGACACTGCGTCTAGATGGGGTGCCCCCTGGCCCAG GGCTTGTCTATGTTGTGCGTTACCTGGACAACCAGCTTTGTAGCCCGGACCATGAGTGGCAGCACATGGGCCGGCCGGTCTTCCCCACCGCCAAGCAGTTCCGGCGTATGCGCACAGCTGAG GACCCAGTTACCACAGCACCACACCCCTTCCCCTCCAGGGGTCACTTGACATTGCACCCCAAGCTCTCACTGCCCTCACTCCTGCTGGTGCACGTGTGTGCACGCCCCTCAAAGCCACCAGGCCAG GTCAGCCGGCTCCGTGCACTGCCCCTGACACAAGGGCAGCTGGTTCTGGTCTGGTCCGATGAGCATGTAGGCTCCAA GTGCCTGTGGACATATGAGATCCAGTTCTCCCAGGATGGTAAGGTGTACACCCCAATCAGCAGGAAGCCATCAACCTTTAACCTCTTTGTGTTCAGTCCAG ACACTGCCATGGTCTCTGGCTCCTACCGGGTTCGAGCACTGGACTACTGGGCCAGACCAGGACCCTTCTCGGAGTCTGTGCCATACCTGgagatccctgcctcctga
- the Idua gene encoding alpha-L-iduronidase isoform X5 codes for MLVPRRFWGTVEVSYPNGYPLFWRTGASPGPFQRLHEAMAAWYPGCGLGIGLQWTPGVSQWRQPPLGSVGPDPALHVPTSLQKSGDPLFLSGRSNVGLEYGLLSYMRTPPPPPRTKLHNSWYKGHFVIHGAGTHCLLGLHSQVPDVWRWLAAGPTEDKPQHSCPVPSPPLPHNQADQYDLSWDQQLNLAYIGAVPHGGIEQVRTHWLLDLITVSRGSSEQGLSYNFTHLDSYLDLLKENQLLPGFELMGSPSGHFTDFEDKQQVFEWRDLVSLLARRYIGRYGLEHVSKWNFETWNEPDHHDFDNVTMTTQGFLNYYDACSEGLSTASPALWLGGPGDSFHPPPRSPLCWSLLGHCANGTNFFTGEVGVRLDYISLHKKVIAQHQNLLIANTNSSIRYALLSNDNAFLSYHPHPFSQRTLTARFQVNNTSPPHVQLLRKPVLTGMGLLALLDEEQLWAEVSHAGTVLDSNHTVGILASTHHPKGYAEAWRATVLIYASDDTLTHPNRSIPVTLRLDGVPPGPGLVYVVRYLDNQLCSPDHEWQHMGRPVFPTAKQFRRMRTAEDPVTTAPHPFPSRGHLTLHPKLSLPSLLLVHVCARPSKPPGQVSRLRALPLTQGQLVLVWSDEHVGSKCLWTYEIQFSQDGKVYTPISRKPSTFNLFVFSPDTAMVSGSYRVRALDYWARPGPFSESVPYLEIPAS; via the exons ATGTTGGTTCCACGCCGTTTCTGGGGTACTGTGGAGGTTTCCTACCCGAATGGGTACCCCTTGTTCTGGAGGACTGGCGCCAGCCCTGGGCCTTTCCAGCGGCTCCACGAGGCTATGGCTGCCTGGTATCCAGGCTGTGGGCTCGGAATAGGCCTCCAGTGGACTCCAGGAGTGTCCCAATGGAGGCAGCCTCCACTGGGGTCAGTTGGACCTGACCCAGCCCTGCATGTCCCCACCTCCCTCCAGAAGAGTGGagaccctctttttctctctggcaGGTCAAATGTGGGGTTGGAATATGGTCTTCTGTCCTATATGaggacaccaccaccaccaccaaggacTAAGCTACACAATTCCTGGTATAAGGGTCATTTCGTTATTCATGGGGCAGGCACACACTGTCTGCTGGGCCTGCACAGTCAGGTGCCAGATGTGTGGAGATGGCTTGCTGCAGGCCCCACTGAGGACAAACCACAGCACTCCTGTCCTGTCCCTAGCCCTCCACTGCCGCACAACCAGGCTGACCAGTATGACCTCAGCTGGGACCAGCAACTGAACCTTGCCTACATAGGTGCCGTCCCTCATGGTGGCATTGAGCAGGTCCGGACACATTGGCTGCTGGACCTCATCACAGTCAG CAGGGGATCATCTGAGCAGGGCCTGAGCTACAACTTCACCCATCTGGACTCATACCTGGACCTTCTCAAGGAAAATCAGCTCCTCCCTG GATTTGAGCTGATGGGAAGCCCCTCAGGACACTTCACTGACTTTGAGGACAAGCAGCAGGTGTTTGAGTGGAGGGACCTAGTCTCCCTCCTGGCCAGGAGATACATTG GTAGATATGGACTGGAACATGTTTCCAAGTGGAATTTTGAGACCTGGAATGAACCAGATCACCATGATTTTGACAATGTGACCATGACCACACAAG GCTTCCTGAACTACTACGATGCCTGCTCTGAGGGTCTGAGCACTGCCAGCCCTGCCCTGTGGCTGGGCGGCCCTGGTGACTCCTTCCACCCCCCGCCACGGTCACCCCTGTGCTGGAGCCTCCTGGGTCACTGCGCCAATGGCACCAACTTCTTCACTGGTGAGGTGGGTGTGCGGCTGGACTACATCTCCCTGCACAAGAAG GTCATTGCACAGCACCAGAATCTGCTCATCGCTAACACCAACTCCTCCATCCGCTATGCGCTCCTCAGCAATGACAACGCCTTCCTGAGCTACCACCCACACCCCTTTTCCCAGCGTACGCTGACTGCCCGCTTCCAGGTGAACAACACCAGCCCGCCCCATGTACAGCTGTTGCGCAAGCCGGTTCTCACTGGGATGGGACTGCTGGCCCTGCTGG ATGAAGAGCAGCTGTGGGCTGAGGTGTCACATGCTGGAACAGTGTTGGACAGCAACCACACAGTGGGCATCCTGGCCAGCACCCACCACCCCAAGGGCTATGCTGAGGCCTGGCGTGCCACAGTGCTGATCTACGCGAGTGATGACACCCTCACCCACCCCAACCGCAGCATCCCCGTGACACTGCGTCTAGATGGGGTGCCCCCTGGCCCAG GGCTTGTCTATGTTGTGCGTTACCTGGACAACCAGCTTTGTAGCCCGGACCATGAGTGGCAGCACATGGGCCGGCCGGTCTTCCCCACCGCCAAGCAGTTCCGGCGTATGCGCACAGCTGAG GACCCAGTTACCACAGCACCACACCCCTTCCCCTCCAGGGGTCACTTGACATTGCACCCCAAGCTCTCACTGCCCTCACTCCTGCTGGTGCACGTGTGTGCACGCCCCTCAAAGCCACCAGGCCAG GTCAGCCGGCTCCGTGCACTGCCCCTGACACAAGGGCAGCTGGTTCTGGTCTGGTCCGATGAGCATGTAGGCTCCAA GTGCCTGTGGACATATGAGATCCAGTTCTCCCAGGATGGTAAGGTGTACACCCCAATCAGCAGGAAGCCATCAACCTTTAACCTCTTTGTGTTCAGTCCAG ACACTGCCATGGTCTCTGGCTCCTACCGGGTTCGAGCACTGGACTACTGGGCCAGACCAGGACCCTTCTCGGAGTCTGTGCCATACCTGgagatccctgcctcctga
- the Idua gene encoding alpha-L-iduronidase isoform X2 translates to MLVPRRFWGTVEVSYPNGYPLFWRTGASPGPFQRLHEAMAAWYPGCGLGIGLQWTPGVSQWRQPPLGSVGPDPALHVPTSLQKSGDPLFLSGRSNVGLEYGLLSYMRTPPPPPRTKLHNSWYKGHFVIHGAGTHCLLGLHSQVPDVWRWLAAGPTEDKPQHSCPVPSPPLPHNQADQYDLSWDQQLNLAYIGAVPHGGIEQVRTHWLLDLITVRGSSEQGLSYNFTHLDSYLDLLKENQLLPGFELMGSPSGHFTDFEDKQQVFEWRDLVSLLARRYIGRYGLEHVSKWNFETWNEPDHHDFDNVTMTTQGFLNYYDACSEGLSTASPALWLGGPGDSFHPPPRSPLCWSLLGHCANGTNFFTGEVGVRLDYISLHKKGAGSSISILEQEEAAVEQIQQLFPKFKDTPIYNDEADPLVGWSLPQSWRTDVTYAAMVVKVIAQHQNLLIANTNSSIRYALLSNDNAFLSYHPHPFSQRTLTARFQVNNTSPPHVQLLRKPVLTGMGLLALLDEEQLWAEVSHAGTVLDSNHTVGILASTHHPKGYAEAWRATVLIYASDDTLTHPNRSIPVTLRLDGVPPGPGLVYVVRYLDNQLCSPDHEWQHMGRPVFPTAKQFRRMRTAEDPVTTAPHPFPSRGHLTLHPKLSLPSLLLVHVCARPSKPPGQVSRLRALPLTQGQLVLVWSDEHVGSKCLWTYEIQFSQDGKVYTPISRKPSTFNLFVFSPDTAMVSGSYRVRALDYWARPGPFSESVPYLEIPAS, encoded by the exons ATGTTGGTTCCACGCCGTTTCTGGGGTACTGTGGAGGTTTCCTACCCGAATGGGTACCCCTTGTTCTGGAGGACTGGCGCCAGCCCTGGGCCTTTCCAGCGGCTCCACGAGGCTATGGCTGCCTGGTATCCAGGCTGTGGGCTCGGAATAGGCCTCCAGTGGACTCCAGGAGTGTCCCAATGGAGGCAGCCTCCACTGGGGTCAGTTGGACCTGACCCAGCCCTGCATGTCCCCACCTCCCTCCAGAAGAGTGGagaccctctttttctctctggcaGGTCAAATGTGGGGTTGGAATATGGTCTTCTGTCCTATATGaggacaccaccaccaccaccaaggacTAAGCTACACAATTCCTGGTATAAGGGTCATTTCGTTATTCATGGGGCAGGCACACACTGTCTGCTGGGCCTGCACAGTCAGGTGCCAGATGTGTGGAGATGGCTTGCTGCAGGCCCCACTGAGGACAAACCACAGCACTCCTGTCCTGTCCCTAGCCCTCCACTGCCGCACAACCAGGCTGACCAGTATGACCTCAGCTGGGACCAGCAACTGAACCTTGCCTACATAGGTGCCGTCCCTCATGGTGGCATTGAGCAGGTCCGGACACATTGGCTGCTGGACCTCATCACAGTCAG GGGATCATCTGAGCAGGGCCTGAGCTACAACTTCACCCATCTGGACTCATACCTGGACCTTCTCAAGGAAAATCAGCTCCTCCCTG GATTTGAGCTGATGGGAAGCCCCTCAGGACACTTCACTGACTTTGAGGACAAGCAGCAGGTGTTTGAGTGGAGGGACCTAGTCTCCCTCCTGGCCAGGAGATACATTG GTAGATATGGACTGGAACATGTTTCCAAGTGGAATTTTGAGACCTGGAATGAACCAGATCACCATGATTTTGACAATGTGACCATGACCACACAAG GCTTCCTGAACTACTACGATGCCTGCTCTGAGGGTCTGAGCACTGCCAGCCCTGCCCTGTGGCTGGGCGGCCCTGGTGACTCCTTCCACCCCCCGCCACGGTCACCCCTGTGCTGGAGCCTCCTGGGTCACTGCGCCAATGGCACCAACTTCTTCACTGGTGAGGTGGGTGTGCGGCTGGACTACATCTCCCTGCACAAGAAG GGTGCGGGCAGCTCCATCTCCATCCTGGAGCAGGAGGAGGCAGCAGTGGAGCAGATACAGCAGCTCTTTCCCAAGTTCAAGGACACCCCCATTTATAACGATGAGGCAGACCCTCTGGTGGGCTGGTCACTGCCACAGTCTTGGAGGACAGACGTAACCTATGCAGCCATGGTGGTTAAG GTCATTGCACAGCACCAGAATCTGCTCATCGCTAACACCAACTCCTCCATCCGCTATGCGCTCCTCAGCAATGACAACGCCTTCCTGAGCTACCACCCACACCCCTTTTCCCAGCGTACGCTGACTGCCCGCTTCCAGGTGAACAACACCAGCCCGCCCCATGTACAGCTGTTGCGCAAGCCGGTTCTCACTGGGATGGGACTGCTGGCCCTGCTGG ATGAAGAGCAGCTGTGGGCTGAGGTGTCACATGCTGGAACAGTGTTGGACAGCAACCACACAGTGGGCATCCTGGCCAGCACCCACCACCCCAAGGGCTATGCTGAGGCCTGGCGTGCCACAGTGCTGATCTACGCGAGTGATGACACCCTCACCCACCCCAACCGCAGCATCCCCGTGACACTGCGTCTAGATGGGGTGCCCCCTGGCCCAG GGCTTGTCTATGTTGTGCGTTACCTGGACAACCAGCTTTGTAGCCCGGACCATGAGTGGCAGCACATGGGCCGGCCGGTCTTCCCCACCGCCAAGCAGTTCCGGCGTATGCGCACAGCTGAG GACCCAGTTACCACAGCACCACACCCCTTCCCCTCCAGGGGTCACTTGACATTGCACCCCAAGCTCTCACTGCCCTCACTCCTGCTGGTGCACGTGTGTGCACGCCCCTCAAAGCCACCAGGCCAG GTCAGCCGGCTCCGTGCACTGCCCCTGACACAAGGGCAGCTGGTTCTGGTCTGGTCCGATGAGCATGTAGGCTCCAA GTGCCTGTGGACATATGAGATCCAGTTCTCCCAGGATGGTAAGGTGTACACCCCAATCAGCAGGAAGCCATCAACCTTTAACCTCTTTGTGTTCAGTCCAG ACACTGCCATGGTCTCTGGCTCCTACCGGGTTCGAGCACTGGACTACTGGGCCAGACCAGGACCCTTCTCGGAGTCTGTGCCATACCTGgagatccctgcctcctga